The Thermacetogenium phaeum DSM 12270 genome segment GTTTTTTGGTTCCAGATAACAGGCTCCACATAGCCAAATTCCTCTATTGACCGTTTTAGCTTTTCATATTCCTTATCGCCAGGTTTTAAATCCTTGCGCGGGTTGTATGCTGCTGGATTAAGTTTTTCAACAGATATTTTTTGTATGTTCATACTGCATTCTCCTGTTCAATATTTTCTTAAGACCCTTTTTTGCGCCCTCACAATCTCCGTTTATTACTTGTCCCCGCAGAGTCTTAAACTGCTGCTTCGTTAAATGGTCTTTATATTTTCTTAGTTCCCTAAGAAAGATTGAATTTGTTTTATGCATCAGCCACCCCTCCTGGCTGTCAGTAGTTTTTCCATCACATCGTCGTGGGGAGTGGCCCCCTTGTATTCGGTAGCACAGTTTTCCCGCACGACTTGATAAATTTGATACCACAGGTTATTGGTCTGTTTCATGAAGCTTTGACTCATAGCCACATAAGGTGACGGGATGGCATTGCCAGTTGTCGGATGCTTAGCAAGAAAGCCAAATTCAGTGATACATTCCTCGCACTGGATCCACCGCGCCACACTCTGGGCATATTGCTCTATAAGCTGCGCAGGGATAAGGTGAACACACCTGCGTTCCTTAAGCCACTGCCATGTTTTTTCGTATATTTCCACCGCCAGTGTTGTTTTTCCGTTCTTCTGCTTTGCAGCAAGATAATCCCTCGGTGGCGGCATGCTCTC includes the following:
- a CDS encoding P27 family phage terminase small subunit, with amino-acid sequence MAKDGTNRGGARIGAGQKKKPLADKILEGNPGRRKLMVMEFTDVAELEGESMPPPRDYLAAKQKNGKTTLAVEIYEKTWQWLKERRCVHLIPAQLIEQYAQSVARWIQCEECITEFGFLAKHPTTGNAIPSPYVAMSQSFMKQTNNLWYQIYQVVRENCATEYKGATPHDDVMEKLLTARRGG